From Mucilaginibacter rubeus, a single genomic window includes:
- a CDS encoding TerD family protein: MAINLQKGQKIDIGLSKMTVGLGWNPNEGTGYDFDLDVSAIMIDANRLVPQDEFFVFYNNVDSPEESVHHTGDDPTGGNSDGGDDESIIVDLTKVDARIQEILFVVTIHEAQARRQNFGQVRDSYIRILDNQTGAEVCKYELGEDFSIETAIEFGRLYKRGGAWKFEASGVGYKEDLAFFLSKYFKGQIIK, from the coding sequence ATGGCTATTAACTTACAAAAAGGGCAGAAAATAGATATCGGCCTTTCAAAAATGACAGTTGGTTTGGGCTGGAACCCAAACGAAGGTACTGGTTATGATTTCGATCTTGACGTATCGGCCATCATGATCGATGCTAACCGATTGGTACCGCAGGATGAATTTTTTGTTTTCTATAATAATGTCGATTCGCCCGAAGAATCGGTTCACCATACCGGAGATGATCCAACAGGCGGTAACAGTGATGGCGGCGACGATGAATCTATCATAGTAGACCTGACTAAAGTTGACGCTCGCATTCAGGAGATCCTGTTTGTGGTAACTATTCACGAAGCGCAGGCACGCCGTCAAAATTTTGGTCAGGTGCGTGATTCGTACATTCGTATATTAGATAACCAAACAGGTGCCGAGGTTTGTAAATACGAGTTGGGCGAAGATTTTTCTATCGAAACGGCTATCGAATTTGGCAGATTATACAAACGTGGCGGCGCATGGAAATTTGAGGCATCGGGCGTTGGTTATAAAGAGGACCTGGCCTTCTTTTTAAGTAAATATTTCAAAGGGCAAATAATCAAATAA
- a CDS encoding phosphatidylglycerophosphatase A yields the protein MFLNKTIASIFGIGFLKGGGTYAAIVTCGFIWLLWQSPALQNPWYLLAITIFITALGVYVGNKVEPDWGEDSSRVVIDEVAGMLIAMLFIPANLYFLLAGLVLFRFFDIVKPLGVRKMEDLGGGLGVMMDDVLAGVYSNILLWVGYFVWMKFGVH from the coding sequence ATGTTCTTAAATAAAACAATAGCGTCCATTTTCGGCATTGGTTTTTTAAAAGGTGGGGGTACTTATGCCGCCATTGTTACCTGTGGCTTTATCTGGTTGCTGTGGCAAAGTCCGGCCTTGCAAAACCCCTGGTATTTGCTGGCTATTACCATATTTATTACCGCGCTTGGTGTTTATGTTGGCAACAAAGTTGAACCAGATTGGGGTGAGGATAGTTCGCGCGTGGTAATTGACGAAGTTGCCGGGATGCTGATAGCTATGCTTTTTATTCCTGCTAATTTGTACTTCCTTTTAGCCGGACTGGTGTTATTCCGCTTTTTTGATATAGTTAAGCCACTTGGCGTGCGTAAAATGGAAGACCTTGGCGGTGGCTTAGGTGTAATGATGGATGATGTGCTGGCCGGCGTTTACTCCAATATCCTGCTTTGGGTAGGATATTTTGTGTGGATGAAGTTTGGAGTCCATTAA
- a CDS encoding TerD family protein — MAINLVKGQTIDLRKNDKGESFDLSSVTIGLGWDVRKTHGGGFLGKLFGGGEEAEYDLDAIAFLLDKNGKVANRGYAKQTANGRTINMFEGDVIYFNSMRHPSGHIWLTGDNRTGAGDGDDEQIIVKLDSLDPKYDRILFLVAIYQGRKNNQHFGMVENAFIRAVDSHGKEIAKFSLSGDSTYNGMCSMTFAEVYRKDGTWKFRAIGDPHTTDSLSELLKGY; from the coding sequence ATGGCTATAAATTTGGTAAAAGGTCAAACTATCGACCTGCGTAAAAATGATAAAGGCGAAAGTTTCGACCTGTCGTCGGTTACTATTGGTTTAGGCTGGGATGTGCGTAAAACGCACGGCGGCGGCTTTTTAGGCAAGCTGTTCGGTGGGGGCGAAGAAGCTGAATACGACTTGGATGCGATAGCGTTTTTGTTAGATAAAAATGGTAAAGTAGCCAATCGTGGTTATGCCAAGCAAACGGCTAATGGGCGCACCATTAATATGTTTGAAGGTGATGTGATCTACTTTAACTCTATGCGCCATCCATCGGGCCATATTTGGTTAACGGGAGATAACCGTACCGGGGCAGGAGATGGTGACGATGAGCAGATCATCGTAAAGCTTGATTCGCTCGACCCGAAATATGATCGTATCCTGTTCCTGGTAGCTATTTACCAGGGCCGCAAAAATAACCAGCACTTTGGTATGGTAGAAAACGCTTTCATCCGCGCGGTTGATAGTCACGGCAAAGAGATCGCTAAATTCAGTCTTTCTGGTGATTCAACTTATAACGGCATGTGTTCCATGACCTTCGCCGAAGTTTACCGTAAAGACGGCACCTGGAAGTTCCGTGCTATTGGCGATCCGCATACAACTGATAGTCTTTCGGAGTT